In the genome of Streptomyces sp. Tu 3180, the window CAACAACAAGGGGGTGCTGCGGGACTGCTGGGTGGGCTCCCTCCTGCCGTCCGACCTGGGGCTGCCGTCGACGGCGCCGTACCTGCCGGGCCGGGGGTGACACCGGGTCCTCCCCCGGTTGTCAGTGCCGCCCTCTATCGTGCGGGCGTATGACGACCCTCCCGCGTCCGACCACGGAACTCTCGGCAGACGAGGCCCGCCGCATCGCCCTGAGGGCCCAGGGCTTCCTCGGGGCCCCCGACCGCCGCTCCGGCGTCCGGGGAGTCCTGCGCCACCTGGGCGCGGTGCAGCTCGACACCATCTCCGTCCTCGCCCGCTCCCACGAGCTCGTCCCCTACGCCCGCCTGGGCGCCGTGGGGCGCCGGACCGTCGAGGACGCCTACTGGAAGCAGGGGTCCCGGCCGCCGCACGCGTTCGAGTACTGGTCGCACGCCGCGTGCGTCCTCCCCGTCGAGGAATGGCCCCACTTCGCCTTCCGCCGCCGTGCCTACCGCGCCCGCCCGCACTGGAACCACGACCTGCCCGACGGTGTCCACGAGCAGGTGATCAAGCAGCTCCGCGCGGAAGGCCCCCTGACGGCCACCGAGTTGGGCGGCGCCAAGCGCACCAGCGAGTGGTGGGACTGGTCGGGGACCAAGGTCGCCGTCGAGCGCGCCCTGATGCACGGCGAGGTGGTGTGCGTCGAGCGCCGCGGCTGGAAGCGGGTCTACGACCTCGCCGAGCGCGCGATCCCGCAGGCGCTGCTGCACGACGAGCTGGACGACGCCGAGTGCCTGCGCCGCCTGGTCGGCCTGGCGGGCCGGTCCCTGGGCGTCGGTACGCGCGCGGACATCGCCGACTACCACCGC includes:
- a CDS encoding crosslink repair DNA glycosylase YcaQ family protein, encoding MTTLPRPTTELSADEARRIALRAQGFLGAPDRRSGVRGVLRHLGAVQLDTISVLARSHELVPYARLGAVGRRTVEDAYWKQGSRPPHAFEYWSHAACVLPVEEWPHFAFRRRAYRARPHWNHDLPDGVHEQVIKQLRAEGPLTATELGGAKRTSEWWDWSGTKVAVERALMHGEVVCVERRGWKRVYDLAERAIPQALLHDELDDAECLRRLVGLAGRSLGVGTRADIADYHRLKAEQVDAVIADSGLVPVTVEGWSKPAWADPAALATPPRGRHRTTLLSPFDSLVWERARTERIFGFTHRLEAYVPKPKRVYGYFAMPVLAGGRLVGRVDPARAGRTLVAKQVTLDGRKAVPAVARALVEAAGWVDCTNVRVERVDAPELREPLVLEVARALA